In the genome of Fibrobacter sp. UWB11, the window GCCATCGTCACGGTCCGCTTCATTCAGTTTGTCGGCAAATTCAACGGACTGCATTTCCTTTGTCGATAACGCAAAGGACTCTTTTACCCGATTCCCCTCACCCTCTACACCAACCAATTTAACTGAAGGTTGCAACGTAGAATCAAAAGCCGAGGTAATAATCGTACCCTGATTGTAGCCAACAACTCCACCCACCACATCCTTCGCAGTCACCTTGGATGCATAAGAGTACGAAGACGAAATCGCGCCAAGATTTCTTCCGCAGATTCCACCAACCGTATCCCCTTCCAACGTTCCACGATTGACGACCTGGCTGAGCCCCCTATCCGTCATACCAGAAATACCACCAACAACCTGCCCTTTCACAAAGCCTTCGTTAATGCAAAGCGTAACGGGACCGGCATTGCCGATAATTCCTCCAGCGAAGATTCCTTCCACGCGACCCTTGTTCACACTATTACGGACTTTAGAACCGTAACCAGCAATACCGCCCGCATACAGTTTCTTTGTCGATATATCGCCTGAATTTTCGCAATAAGCGATATCGCCATATCCACCGCCCGTGCCAACAATGCCGCCCATCATTCCGACATCGCCCGAAACAGCCCCCGTATTCTGGCTATAGGCTACAGGAGCATTAGACAATCCAGCAATTCCGCCGACTCGGGCATCGTTGTAAAGTTCGGGAGACTTGGATGTAATATTCCCTGAATTGGAGCAATAAGTAACCGAATCGTAGGAACCCTCGGTTTGTCTAAGGATTTCGCCTGCAATACCGCCCACGTTTTGACTTTCGAAGAAAGTCACATCAACATCGCTTGCATTGGAACAGCTATCAATCCAACCCTTCAGCAAACCAACAATGCCACCAATCGAAACTTCATCTACGCCTACGTAGTAGTCTCCCTTTTCTTCGTCTTTGATCATTGTTTTCTGAAGAACTTCGATCTTTATCGCTCCGCCTCGGGTATGAACGTTGTGAATATTCGAATACTTAGCATACCCGACAAGGCTACCGCCATAAAAATCCCCGGCCCTATAAGTGGAATCCGCTTTCATCGAGACCTTGTAATTCGCGAGGGTCACGTTTTTCAATTCGGTATGTTCCACAAACCCAAACAATCCGAAAATGGAATCGGACTGGGTCGTTAAATCGAGACCGTAAATAGTATGGTTCTTGCCATCGAAAATCATCTCGCCGATGCGTTTTTCATTTTTGCCGATTGGAATCCACGGGTGTTCCGAGACGGAATTTTCGTCTTTTCCGAACACGAGGTCGTTATCCAATAAGACAACGCCGCGCCATGGGATATTTTCAGTAGCTTTTTCCGGATTTTCAGCCGGATCAACGGTATTTACCAGCTGCGCCAAACCCGCCAACTGTTCCGGCGTAGAAATATGGTAAAGCGGCAGCGAAGCTTCATAATGAAAATCTTCATAATCATAAAAAATTACGGTATCCCGAGCCGAGGGAACCTCAGCCGTCCCATCCCAAGCCGCAAACGAAAACGACGAAAAACAACAAACAGCCCACAAAAAGGCCGATTTTACCCGAACCAACATGGATTCCTCCTTATTTCGATAGAAATAATAATTTGTTTCTAGAAGAAAAACAATCCTTTTGAAGTTATAACAGCCCATAAAATCTTTTTATTGACACAGATATAGCCGGATAGAGCGGTTTTTGCTATTTTTACCCCGTAATTTTTAAATTGGGTTCACGCCCAAGACAACCCCTAAAAAGGAACACAACAATGGCAAATAAAGTCTATAACTTTAGCGCAGGACCGTCGGTCTTGCCGGAACAGGCACTCAAGGAAGCATCTGCTGCATGCATCGACTTCGAAAACAGCGGCATCAGTATCCTCTCCATGAGTCACCGTTCAAAGCCGATTGAAAACATGTTCGCCCAGACGGAACAGTACCTCCGTGAATTGATGGGCATCCCGGAAGATTACGACATCGTGTTCCTCGGTGGTGGTTGCTCACTTTTGTTCTGCATGCTCCCGATGAACTTCCTCAACCAGGACGCTACGGCCGACTATGCTTTGACCGGCGTTTGGGCAAACAAGGCTTACAAGGAAGCTAAGCAGTTCGGTAACGCTCTCGCCGCTTGCGACACCAAGTCTGAAACTTACAGCCGCATCGACAAGAACTTGAAGCTCAGCGACAACGCTTCTTACCTCCACGTGACCGCCAACAACACGATTTACGGTACGGAATGGCACAACTTCCCGAAGCCGAAGTCTGGCTTCCTCATGGCTGACGTGAGCTCCGACTTCCTCGCCCGTAAGATCAACGTGTCTGACTTCGGTGTCGTCTATGG includes:
- the serC gene encoding 3-phosphoserine/phosphohydroxythreonine transaminase, yielding MANKVYNFSAGPSVLPEQALKEASAACIDFENSGISILSMSHRSKPIENMFAQTEQYLRELMGIPEDYDIVFLGGGCSLLFCMLPMNFLNQDATADYALTGVWANKAYKEAKQFGNALAACDTKSETYSRIDKNLKLSDNASYLHVTANNTIYGTEWHNFPKPKSGFLMADVSSDFLARKINVSDFGVVYGGAQKNISCAGVTVTIIKKGLLGKVNRTIPTMLNFQTHIDAANMFNTPPVFAVYVMNRTLKWLKDFGGVDAIEKVNRSKAALLYSALDNSKVFVGTAAKEDRSIMNVPFVFNKDVVAADKADDLAKEFLEFAKARGLQQLKGHRSVGGFRASIYNAMPVEGVQALVDCLGDFEKKVLG